From the genome of Hyphobacterium sp. CCMP332:
AGACCCTCTTCCTCTCGCGCTTCCATGAATTGATGGCGGATCTGGAACCGGCAAGAAAGCAGCGCTCCGCATGAGTATTCCACCTGTCGCCGTCGGCCTGAATGCCGTCGTCATGGCGGCAGGTGAGACTGCGCCGCAAGTGCTGGTCGTGCCCCGCGGCGAGGAAGAACCCGCCCTGCCCTTCGGCCCGTTTGATCCGGCCCGGCACCGGACGTTCGAGATCGGCTTGCGCGAATGGGTCAGCGAGCAGGCCCACTTCCAGCTGGGCTATGTCGAGCAACTTTACACATTTGGCGACCGGGGCCGCGAAGCCCCCCTCGCAGACCTTCCGTCGTCAGAAGAAGCCCGGATTATCTCGATTGGTTATCTGGCGCTGACACCGGACACCGCCGATCTGCCCTCAGGCGGTGGCGAATGGCAGAGCTGGTACCGCTTCTTTCCGTGGGAAGACTGGCGCACCGGCAAGCCCGCCATACTCGACGGCCAGATTGAACCGGCCTTGAGACGCTGGATCGACGAAGCGGAAACCGAAGGCCGCCGGGAAGCCCGCCGTGATCGCGCGCGACTGACATTCGGGCTCGACGGCCGCGGATGGAATGAGGAACGCTGCCTTGATCGCTATGAATTGCTCTACAGCTCGGGTCTGATCACCGAGGCCGCACGCGACCGCAGGGAAGCGCAAGGCATGACCGCGGTCAGCCGCTCCATGGCGTCCGACCATCGCCGGATTGTGGCCACAGCCATCAGCCGCCTGCGCGGCAAGATCAAATACCGGCCGGTCGTATTTGAACTGATGCCGGATTTGTTCACCCTGTCGCGCCTGCAACAGGTCGTTGAAAGCATTGTGGGCTTTCCGCTGCACAAGCAGAATTTCCGCCGCGCACTCGACCGCACCGGCTTCGTGGAAGGTACTGGAAAGGTGCTCGCCGGCACGGGCGGCCGCCCGGCTGAACTCTTCCGCTACCGCCGCGATGCTGTGCGCGATACCCAGGCCACCGGCATCACCATTCCGCGCTCGCGATAGTTTACAGCCACCGCCCGTTTCCGGGCTTGACGCCGGACAGGTCGGGGCCTATTTAGGCTCAATAAGAGCAAAAGGCGGCGATCACATTTGGCCGCCTTTCTCTGAACCTTATAAATGCTCAATTTGAGCATAAATGGAGAGACCAATGGACCGTATGGACTGGACCCGCCCCAACTGGCGTTGCGATTCGGAACCGGCGGATCATTCTCCGGAAGAAAAACTGGTTTATGACGACGAGGTCAAAGCGGAGACCGATCATCTCTATGACCGCGTCAAGGACGTCATCCTGCCGGAGGAATGGCCCGCTCACGCCCCGCTGATCGCGGCCATCAACCGCCTCAAGAAAGAGCGTGGCGCGATCATCCTGGCGCACAATTACATGACGCCGGAAATCTTCAACTGCGTCGGCGATCTCTCGGGCGACAGCCTCGCCCTCGCCCGGATGGCCGCTGATGTCGAGGAAGACATCATCGTCCAGGCCGGCGTCCACTTCATGGCCGAAACCGCCAAGATCATGTGCCCGGACAAGACCGTTCTGATCCCGGACATGCGCGCGGGCTGTTCGCTGGCCGAAAGCATCACCGGCGAGGACGTCGCCGCGATCAAGGCGAAATATCCGGACCTGCCCATCGTCACCTATGTCAACACATCCGCCGCCGTGAAGGCCGAGGCCGATGTCTGCTGCACCTCCGGTAATGCCGTTCAGGTCGTGGAATGGGCAGCAAAGGAGTGGGGCACGGACACCGTCATCCTCATCCCGGATGAATTCCTGGCAAAGAATGTCGCCGCCAATACCGATATCCGCATCCTGACCTGGAAAGGCGCCTGCGAGGTTCATGAGCGCTTCACCGCCGAAGATGTCGAAGCGCTGCGCGAAGGCCATCCCGGCGTTGTGGTCCTGACCCACCCGGAAAGCCCGAGCGACGTGGTCGCGGCCGCCGACTATGCCGGATCGACGGCGGGTATGGCGGCCTATGTCAAAAACAACCAGCCGGCCAAGGTCGTCCTCCTGACCGAATGCTCCATGAGCGACAATGTGGCGATCGAGAATCCGGGCGTGAAATTTGTCCGCCCCTGCAATCTCTGCCCGCACATGAAGCGGATCACCTTGCAGAATATCTATGATGCGCTGCTCTATAACCAGTACGAGGTCGAGGTCGACGAGAAAGTCGCCGAACGTGCCCGCGTCTCGATCCAGCGCATGCTCGATCTGCCCAAGCCCGACAGCCCGGCCATGTTCAACAAGGACCGCCCGGCAGTCGCCGTGGAACTGGTCTAATGCGCAATTGGATAATCTTGCTCTGTTTGTTTTTGATGTCGCCGTCCGCCAACGCGCAGGATATCGACAGAAGAGATGATCTACGTATCTGGATGCCAAACTCGTCAGAGTGTGATGCGCCTGATTCCGGCCCAGGATCTTCTCGAGAGCAACCTGCTGAAACGTCAATAGCTACCCTATTGGCACACGCCCGGTCTCGACACGAGAATGGCACAGTCGACGGCCTTATCAATTGCCAATGGGTCCGTGTCAGCGGGCATTTCCGGGCAATAGAATACTGGCACTATGCAGGAAGACTGCATCCGAGCCCGGAAGCTATCTATTCTGGTTCACGTGACAGCCTGTTGATTGAGAGTTTCGCCAATGAAACGCCCAGCAAATTCATGTTGAACGGGACCAATTTTGAGTTGGTCGGATTTTTTTATGATTTGTGTTTTGAAGCCCAAAACATCGAATCCGATGCCGAAGCAAACGGCATTGCATTGATGAACATGGGCGGGCCTTGCCACTACGGAAATCTTGAAGGTTTGATGATTCAGAACGCCGAAATTGTCCAGCAAGACGTTTTGGAGCCAGTTTATTTTCGCGGCGAGGTCAACCGCGGCCTGATTGGTAATGTGCAAGTACTATCGAGCTCGACAGCCGCATATCAAAACGCCCTTGATCAAACCCAGGCTTGGCTGGATTCAATTATTTTCGACGAATATGAGTGGCTGACTTCGCGGAATTTCGGCGATGAAATTTTGCAGATGTGGCTTGAAGACCCGAATGATTGGTCCAGCTTCATCACAGATCCCGAACAGTCTCCCATCAGAAATCTTGGGTCATTGACAGCATCCAATTTTCGAGCGCTGCAAAGCTCTCAACACTTCCTGTATCGAAATCGAATGGAACGAGAAGATCATTATTTCGAGTATGGTTGTGTTTGCACAGCCAACGACTGCGAGAATATATGGCCACTCTATAGCGTTGATCTTGAACCAGGATTCCCGGATCATTTCATTTGTCTGAGTACCGGGCATCGCCGGGAAATCACGGCAATAGAATGACCACCCCCACCCTCATCATCGGAGCCGGGATTGCCGGCCTCTGGACGGCGCTGAAGCTGGCGCCGCAACCGGTTATCCTTGTGACCGGCGCACCGCTGGGTGAAGGCGCGGCCACGGGCTGGGCGCAAGGCGGCGTCGCTGTTTCAGCCGGTCGCGAAGACAGCGCCGAGGCTCACACAAGGGATACGATTGCCGCAGGCGCCGGCCTCACCCGGCGGGATGCGGCCCATGCTCTGGCTGCAGGCATCGGCGCGGAAATCGACGCCCTGCGCGGGCTCGGTGTGCCGTTTGAAACAGATGCGGCCGGCGAACTGGCCATGGGGCTGGAGGCGGCCCACAGCCATCCGCGGATCGCCCACATCAAGGGCGATCAGGCCGGGGCCCTTATTCTGGAAACACTCATCCGGGCTGTCCGCGCTGCTGGTCACATCACCATCCGCGAAAACATGTGGGCGACCGCGCTACTGCCATCGGCAGACGGCGGCTGCGCCGGGGTCGTGGCGCGAGACGCATATGGCCGTCGTCATGAATTGATCGCCGCCCAGACCGTTCTCGCAACGGGCGGCTATGGCGGCTTGTTTGCCGACACGACAAGCCCGCGTGGCGCAACCGGTCAGGCCATGGCCATGGCCGCGCGCCTGGGCGCTGAAATCCGCAATCCCGAATTTGTGCAATTTCACCCCACCGCCATCCGCACGGGGTCCGACCCCCTGCCGCTCGCCACCGAGGCGCTGCGTGGCGATGGCGCGGTTCTGGTGGATCGTGACGGCCACTCCATCACCGCCGGACAAGACCTTGCGGCGCGCGATATCGTCGCCCGCGCCGTCCATCGCGCACTTCAAAGCGGGCGCGGCGCCTTCCTTGATGCGCGTGACGCCGTCGGCGCGCATTTCCCTGAGGCGTTTCCCGGCGTCTTTGCAGCCTGTATGGCCGCCGGCATTGATCCACGGACCACACCCATTCCGATCGCGCCGGCGGCGCACTACACGATGGGCGGCATCGCGACCGACATTGAGGGGCGCACCACGATCGACGGTCTCTGGGCAGTCGGGGAATGTGCCTGCAACGGATTGCATGGCGCCAACCGGCTGGCGTCCAACTCCCTCGCCGAAGGCCTGGTCTTTGGCCATCGGGCGGCGCGGGCGCTCCGCTCGGCAACACGCCCCCGCTTCGCCCCCCTCCCTGCGAGCGAGCCACCCGTCCTGCCGCGCATCGTCCTCAACGGCCTGCGCCGGGCGATGAGCGACCTGGCCGGCGTGATCCGGAGCGAGGCTGGACTGGCCGATCTGCTCAGCCGGATTGATCGTCTGACGACGCGCTTTGGCGAGACCAATGAAATCCTTGTGGCACGCATGGTCACCGAAGCCGCGCTGGACCGCACCGAAAGCCGCGGCGGACATTATCGCGAGGACTATCCACAGAGCCGGGCGCAGGCTATCGACACGGTGTGCAATCCTGCTCACATGGAAAGATTGGTCGCTGCCGAATGATACCGCCCTTGCCCACCGATATTGTCCGGGACGCTGTCCGCCGCGCCTTTGCCGAGGATCTGACCGGCGCAGGAGACGTCACATCGCTGGCCGTCATCCCGGCAGATGCCAAGGCGCGCTTTGAAATCCGCAGCCGCGAGAATGGCATTGTCTGCGGGCTTCAGTCAGCGATGGAGGCCTTCATTCAGGCAGGACCGGATCTGTCTCTGGACGTGCTCGCCCATGACGGTGACCCGGTGGAGCCCGGCGATGTCGTCTTGATTGTCGATGGTCCGGTTCGCGAAATCATGCTCGCGGAACGCACCGCCCTGAACTTTCTCGGACGCCTGAGCGGCATTGCCACCCTCACCCGCCGCTATGCCGATGCCGTGGTCGGGACAAAAGCGAAAATAGTCCATACCCGCAAGACCACGCCGGGCCTGCGCGCCTTCGAGATACAGGCCGTGCGCGCCGGTGGCGGGTCGCCGCATCGCTATAATCTGTCCGACGCCATCCTGATCAAGGACAACCACATCGCCGCCGCTGCCAGTCCCGCGGCGGCTGTCCGCCCGGCACGTGAATATGCCGGGCACATGATGGTGGTCTCCTGCGAGATTGACCGCCTGGAAGATCTCTCCAGCGTCATGAAGGCGGGCGCCGATGTTGTCCTGCTGGACAATTTCACTCTGGAGGATTTGCGCGCCGCTGTTGTTCAGGCCGCCGGCCGCGTCACTCTGGAAGCTTCGGGCGGTGTCAATCTGGACACCGTTGCCGCCATCGCGGACACCGGCGTCGACATCATCTCCGTCGGCGCGCTGACGCACTCGGCACCCAATTTCGATTTCGGACTGGACGCGGTCTAAAGGTCGCGTTCGCGCAGCTCGCGGCGTTCCCGGCTGTTCGGGAAGCGATAGAAGACGTGCACCCCGATCTGGCCGGTCTGGACGAGCGAGTCATTCCAGTGCGGATCAACCGCAGTGGTATGGTAATGCGTGGCGCGGCGGGTGCGGGGTGGGGCAAAGCCGATGGCGACGTGCTCGGCGACCAGCTGCGAACGGCGCCAGGAGCGGCCACGCGGAGTCCGGTTCATCGAGCCATCACAGGTAAAGCTGAACTGACAGCCGGTGGACCGCTCGGAGCCCTCATAGACAACGCCGCAAATCGTATCCGGATAAACCCGGTGATTGACGCGATTCATGATCACTTCCGCCACAGCAGTCTGTCCGGCAAAATTTTCGCCGCGGGCTTCGTAATAAACGGCCTCCGACAGGCAATGAATCTCGGCGGCATCAAAGCGGGCGCGCTGGATGTGTGTGGCGTCAAATGTGCGCAAATCTGCGCCGACGGGGCGCATCAGAACGCGGGCACCCTCGACTTCATCAGCGGCAAGCGTCAGAGAGGCGGCGCGCAAACCATAAGGTGCCGACCAGCCCAGCAAGTCTTCCGACTCGACATGCCGCTCCGCCAGATCGCGCCAATAGGCAGCGTCGTCTTGCGACTGCGCCCGCATGGCGGCCAGCGGCAGAAGCGCGGCACAAAGCACCAGCGTCAGCACGGCAGCTGAAATCCTGACAATGCGCTTCTGCGCACTGGAGAGTTTTGTCACGTCTGCAATCATTCCAGCCCATTCCCGGATCACGTCACGCTTCGTCTATTCTATGCAATTAGATGACCAATCGCTGAATAGAGACAAGTTGAAGCGTGCGGTCGATTATAGCGGCCACCCGGCTACGTCAATCATCTGTCATAATTACAAATGGGTCATTCAAGGCGGCATTTCAACACCGCCAAGTAATCACATCAAGGATTCAGGGGCTTAACCCCGGGCCTTCAGGGCGGCCTGTGCGGCCGCAAGCCGCGCTATCGGCACGCGGTATGGCGAACAGGACACATAATCGAGGCCGACCGAATCACAGAAATGAATCGATGCCGGGTCGCCGCCATGCTCGCCGCAAATGCCCAGTTTCAGACCGGGGCGTGTGGCCCGGCCACGCTCTGCGGCAATCCGGACGAGATCACCGACGCCGGATTGATCCAGCGTCACGAACGGATCCTTCTCGAAAATACCCTGGGCGATGTAATCCGGCATGAACTTGCCGGCATCATCGCGCGACAGGCCGAAGGTCGTCTGCGTCAGATCATTCGTGCCAAAGGAGAAGAATTCGGCCTCCACCGCGATATCATCCGCCCGCAGAGCTGCACGCGGCAATTCGATCATCGTACCGATCAGATAGACCGGCACCGTGCCGCTTTCCGACGCCACTTCATCGGCGATTTTCGCGACGGCGGCTTTCAGGATGGAAAGCTCCTTGGCCGTTGCCACCAGCGGGATCATCACCTCGGCGACCGGCTTGATGCCCGTTTTCTTCTCGACATTGACCTGCGCCTCGAAGATGGCGCGCGCCTGCATTTCATAGATTTCCGGGAAGGTGATGCCCAGACGGCACCCGCGATGGCCCAGCATCGGATTGGATTCCGACAGGGCCTCGGCACGCTGCATCAGCAGGGCCGCGGACAGGCCCGTCGCTTCGGCAACAGCGTGAACATCCTCCTCGGTATGCGGCAGGAATTCATGCAGCGGCGGATCGAGCAGGCGGATCGTGCATGGACGCTCCTCCATGATCTCGAAAATGGATTCGAAATCGGCGCGCTGCATCGGCAGGATCTTGACAAGCGCGGCCACACGGCCGTCCTTGTCATCCGACAGGATCATCTCGCGCACCGCAGCAATCCGGTCCGCGTCAAAGAACATGTGCTCGGTGCGGCAAAGACCGATGCCTTCCGCGCCGAAATCCTTGGCGGTCTGCACATCTGCGGGGGTTTCCGCATTGGTACGGACCTTCATGCGGCGCACCTTGTCGGCCCACTCCATCAGACGGCCGAAATCACCGCTCAGCTCCGGCTTGATCATGTCGATCGCCCCGGCCAGCACTTCGCCGGTCGAGCCATCAATGGTAACGAAATCGCCTTCCTTCACGGTGCGGCCACCGGCGGTGAATTGCTTGGCGGCATAGTCGATGCGGATACCCCCGGCACCGGAGACGCACGGCCGGCCCATGCCGCGCGCCACCACGGCTGCGTGCGAGGTCATCCCGCCGCGCGCCGTGACAATGCCTTGCGCAGCGTGCATGCCGTGAATGTCTTCCGGGCTGGTTTCAATCCGGACCAGAATGACCGGCTCGCCCTTCTTGGCCCGCAATTCCGCCTCATCGGAATCAAACACCACGACGCCCGCTGCCGCCCCCGGAGAAGCGGGCAGGCCGGTCGCCAGCACGTCGCGCTTGGCGTCATCGGCAATGGTCGGGTGCAGCAATTGATCCAGCTGGGCCGGATCCACGCGCATGACGGCTTCTTCCTCGGTGATCAGGCCGGACTCGGCCATATCGACCGCAATCTTCAAAGCCGCCTTGGCGGTACGCTTGCCATTGCGGGTTTGCAGCATCCACAGACGGCCGCGTTCGACGGTGAATTCAATGTCCTGCATGTCGCGGTAATGGCGCTCCAGCACGTCAAACACCGCGGCCAGCTCGTTATAACTGTCCGGCAGGGCTTCCTGCATGGAGGGCTGGGTATCGCCCATCTCCTCGCGCATTTCCTGAGTCAGACATTGCGGCGTGCGGATGCCGGCGACCACGTCCTCGCCCTGCGCATTGATCAGGAATTCACCGTAATAGCTGTTGCGCCCGGTCGACGGGTCGCGCGTGAAGGCGACGCCGGTCGCGGACGTCTCGCCCATATTGCCGAACACCATGGCCTGGACATTGACCGCCGTGCCCCAGTTTTCGGGAATGTCATGCAGTTCGCGATACTTGATCGCGCGCGCCGTCATCCAGCTGTCAAAGACCGCGCCAATCGCGCCCTGCAATTGCTCGCGCGGGTCGGTCGGGAAATCCCGGCCCAGCTCGTCTGCTGCGGCGCGCTTGTATTCGTCCACGATGACCACCCAGTCATCGGCCGACAGCTCGGTATCGAGCGAATAGTCGTTCTCTTCCTTGAACGTCTCCAGGATCTCCTCGAAGATCGAGTGATCAAGGTCCAGAACAACGTCGGAATACATCTGGATGAAGCGGCGATAACTGTCATAGGCAAAGCGCTTGTCGCCTGAGAGTTTCGCCAGACCTTCGGCGGTTTCATCGTTCAGGCCCAGATTGAGGACGGTATCCATCATGCCGGGCATGGAGGCGCGCGCACCGGAGCGCACGGAGACAAGCAGCGGATTCGCCGGATCGCCAAACGCCTTGCCGGTCACGCTTTCCAGATTCTTCAGCGCCGCATCGATTTGCGCGTCGAGCTCGGCGGGATAGGCCTTGTTGTTTTCGTAATAGGCGACGCAAACCGCCGTGGTGATGGTAAAGCCCGGTGGCACGGGCAGGCCCAGCTTGGCCATTTCCGCAAGGTTCGCGCCCTTACCGCCCAGCAATTCCCGCTGGCTGGCATCGCCCTCGCTGGAACCGCCCCCGAATGCATAGACCCACTTTGTCACGCTCATTGCGTCGTCCCTTTTGTCTTCCCCCCTTCGAGGCATTCGTTCCGAATGCACCTCAGGGTGAGGTAGAGCTACACTTGTTTTTCACCTCATCCTGAGGTGCCCGCGCAAGCGGGCCTCGAAGGAGGAGGGGAAAAATTATCCCTCGATGCGGCCGAAATCGGCCACGGTGTGCGCCGCTTTCCGGATCGACGCCAGAAGGCGCAATCTGTTGCGGCGCAGCATGTCGTCTTTATCGTTCACGGTGACTTTGTCAAAGAAGGCATCAACCGGTCCCCGCAGGGAAGATAGCGCGCGCATCGCGCCGTCAAAGTCTTCCACGTCCACCGAGGCCTGAATCGCCGGGCGCGCCTTTTCCAGCGCGGCAATCAGCGCCTTTTCCTCGGCCTCGACCGGGGCGTAACCGCCGTCGAGTTCGCCCTCGAACGCGCCCTCGCCATCGGTTTTTTCCTCGGCCTTGAGAATATTTGCCGCACGCTTGTATCCAGCGAGCAGCGCCTTGCCGTCCTCGGTATCGAGGAAGCCCTGCAGAGCGCGGGCGCGGTTCGTGACACGCACCAGATCATCATCGCCCAGCGCAAACACGGCATCGATCACATCGTGTGAAATGCCGTCATCCTTCAGGTGAACTTTGAGACGGTCGGCGAAGAAAGCGAGGAGGTCCGAAATCGGCGGTTCTTCGACCGATAAGAATTGATACGGCGCCGCCCACAAATCGTCGCCGACCTTGTTACCTTCGCTGGCGACAGACCAGTCGGCACCCAACTGGTGACACCGATTTTGAAGTTCATCGTAAAGCTGGCGGTTTCCATTAATAGCCGCCAAGCGTATTGCATCATGGAAAGAACGGCCAATAGCCATCTGAACGGAATAACTTCCGCGATTTGGTTCGTTGAAGCTGACCAATGGCAACCTAAAGCCACCATCCAGCAGTATCCGTATCACGCCCAACGCCGCACGGCGCAGGGCAAACGGGTCTTTCGAGCCGGTCGGTTTTTCATCAATCGCCCAGAACCCAGCCAACGTATCCAGCTTGTCGGCGAGCGCCACGGCGGCACTGACCGGTGCGGTCGGCGCGGCGTCGGACGGGCCTTGCGGCCTGTAATGATCGCGGATCGCATCGGCGATCTGTTGGGCTTCGGATTCAGAAAGGCCCTCGAGAACCCCGCCCCGGGGTCCCCGGACTTGATCCGGGGATCCATCTTCCTGGGAATCGATGGACCCTCGGCTTCCCCGATCAGGGTCGAGGATAGGCGAGCCCGAGGGACCCGGTTGGGAATCAACTTCCACCTTATCCTGAGGTGCCCGCGTAGCGGGCCTCGAAGGATCGGAAGGCGGATTGCGCCATTGCTCCATGACGTAATACCGGCCCATCGCGCCCTGAAGCTCGGGGAATTCATAGACCATTTCCGAGACCAGATCGGCTTTAGAGAGGCGCGCCGCGCGCTCGGCCATGGCCGGATCGGCCCCGACCGCCGGAGCCAGTTCACGCGCCAGTGCAGCCACACGCTCTACCTTGTCGGCCACACTGCCGAGCTTCTGGTGGAAGGTGACCTTGTCCAGCTGGGCCGCCATATCCGAGAGCAGCGTCTTGCGATCATTGTCCCAGAAATGCCGGGCATCGGAGAGACGCGCGGACAAGACCCGCGCATTGCCCGCCGCAATCGCCTTGCCGCCATCGGGCGCGGCCTGATTGGCGACGACAACGAAATTCGGCGCAAGCGCGCCCGTCTTGGGGTCGCGCACGGCAAAATATTTCTGATGCGTCTTCATCGACAGCTGGATGACTTCCGGCGGCAGGTCCAGAAAGTCCGGATCCATCCGGCCGAGCAGCGGAATGGGGTGCTCGGCAAGGCCGGCCACTTCCGTCAGCAGTCCGGCATCCTCGATCAGTTCCAGCCCGGCCTTTTCACAGACTTTCTTCGCGCCCGTGAGGATCAGGGCTTCACGATCCGCGCGATCAATGAGGACATGCCCCTCGTCTTCCAGCTGGGTCTTGTAGTCGGCAAAATCTGAAACCGTGAACGGTCCCGGCCCGTGCATGCGATGGCCTTCGGTGACATTACTGGCCGTCAGGCCGAACACTTCGACCGGCACCACCTTGCCGCCAAACACGCAGACAATGCGTTGCAGGGGGCGTACCCAGCGCTGGGTCTTGTCGCCTTCGCCAAACTTCATCGATTTCGGCCAGGGGAAAGACTTCACCAGATCGGGGATCGCCGCCGCAATCACATCAGCGGTCGAAACGCCGGGCTTTTCAATCACGGCGACGTAGAATTCGCCCTTCTTGTCCTGCCGTTTTTCGCATTGATCGAGACTGGAAATGCCCGCCCCGCGCATGAAGCCTTCCAGCGCCTTTTCGGGTGCATCGGTGCGTGGTCCCTTGCGCTCCTCGCGCACATCCTCGGTCTTTTCCGGCAGACCCTCGATGACACAGCCCAGACGGCGCGGCCCGGCGAAGGTTTCAATGCCATCCCATTTCAGGCCTGCATCCTTCAACACGGCCGACAGCAGCCGCTCAAGATCGGCTTCCGCGCGCGGTTGCATCCGCGCAGGGATTTCTTCGGAAAAGAATTCAAGCAGCAATTGGGGCACGTCGTGTTTTTCCTAACCCGCAAAGACTTTCTGGAAGGCCGGCCGCGATTGCACTGCCTTGATATAGTTTTCGTAACCCGGACGCATTTCGAACATGCCGAATTGTACGGCCCAGCCGAGCGCACCACCGATCAGCACGTCTGCGGCCGTAAACCAGTCACCGAACAGATACGGGTCGGCTTTGGCCAGGCGCGCATCCAGCACATCCATGACCAGTTCGACATTGCCCCAGGCCGCTTGCTGGCGCGAGGTCTCGAATTTCAGGCCCGCCTGCATCATCGCCGGATCAATACACGCACTCTGGTAAGCCACCCAGCGCAGATATTCGCCGCGCCGCGGATCATCAATGCCGGGTGCCAGATCATTCGGCGTTTTGTATTTGTCGGCCAGATAAATCGCGATGGCGGTCGTCTCGGTGACGATGGTGTCGCCA
Proteins encoded in this window:
- the glyS gene encoding glycine--tRNA ligase subunit beta, whose amino-acid sequence is MPQLLLEFFSEEIPARMQPRAEADLERLLSAVLKDAGLKWDGIETFAGPRRLGCVIEGLPEKTEDVREERKGPRTDAPEKALEGFMRGAGISSLDQCEKRQDKKGEFYVAVIEKPGVSTADVIAAAIPDLVKSFPWPKSMKFGEGDKTQRWVRPLQRIVCVFGGKVVPVEVFGLTASNVTEGHRMHGPGPFTVSDFADYKTQLEDEGHVLIDRADREALILTGAKKVCEKAGLELIEDAGLLTEVAGLAEHPIPLLGRMDPDFLDLPPEVIQLSMKTHQKYFAVRDPKTGALAPNFVVVANQAAPDGGKAIAAGNARVLSARLSDARHFWDNDRKTLLSDMAAQLDKVTFHQKLGSVADKVERVAALARELAPAVGADPAMAERAARLSKADLVSEMVYEFPELQGAMGRYYVMEQWRNPPSDPSRPATRAPQDKVEVDSQPGPSGSPILDPDRGSRGSIDSQEDGSPDQVRGPRGGVLEGLSESEAQQIADAIRDHYRPQGPSDAAPTAPVSAAVALADKLDTLAGFWAIDEKPTGSKDPFALRRAALGVIRILLDGGFRLPLVSFNEPNRGSYSVQMAIGRSFHDAIRLAAINGNRQLYDELQNRCHQLGADWSVASEGNKVGDDLWAAPYQFLSVEEPPISDLLAFFADRLKVHLKDDGISHDVIDAVFALGDDDLVRVTNRARALQGFLDTEDGKALLAGYKRAANILKAEEKTDGEGAFEGELDGGYAPVEAEEKALIAALEKARPAIQASVDVEDFDGAMRALSSLRGPVDAFFDKVTVNDKDDMLRRNRLRLLASIRKAAHTVADFGRIEG
- a CDS encoding glutathione S-transferase family protein, translated to MSLEFYHNPQSRAAMTHWLLEEIGCDYTIRPVAYEDGSMRTPEFLAINPMGKIPAIKDGDTIVTETTAIAIYLADKYKTPNDLAPGIDDPRRGEYLRWVAYQSACIDPAMMQAGLKFETSRQQAAWGNVELVMDVLDARLAKADPYLFGDWFTAADVLIGGALGWAVQFGMFEMRPGYENYIKAVQSRPAFQKVFAG